A single genomic interval of Candidatus Rokuibacteriota bacterium harbors:
- a CDS encoding ABC transporter ATP-binding protein gives MAIIHEVSFVVSPGEMVTVIGPNGAGKSTAFKVIVGFLRPTSGRVIFDGHDITGLRPDQVLPRGLAYVPQGRIVLPQMTVLENLEMGAYIERSEARIREALDRVYALFPILAERRRQKAGTMSGGEQQMVAIARALMTTPKLVLLDEPSLGLSPKFVGLIFDKLLEMKGSGYTLMVVEQNAARALAVADRGYVLELGRNRFEGTGPSLLADPEVKRLYLGG, from the coding sequence ATGGCGATCATCCACGAGGTGAGCTTCGTCGTCTCGCCCGGGGAGATGGTCACCGTCATCGGTCCCAACGGCGCGGGCAAGTCCACGGCCTTCAAGGTGATCGTGGGCTTCCTGCGCCCGACCAGCGGTCGAGTGATCTTCGACGGCCACGACATCACGGGGCTCCGTCCCGACCAGGTTCTCCCCCGTGGGCTCGCCTACGTGCCCCAGGGGCGCATCGTGCTCCCGCAGATGACGGTGCTCGAGAACCTCGAGATGGGGGCCTACATCGAGCGCAGCGAGGCGCGGATCCGCGAGGCCCTCGACCGGGTGTACGCGCTCTTCCCCATCCTGGCGGAGCGGCGCCGCCAGAAGGCGGGGACCATGTCGGGCGGGGAGCAGCAGATGGTGGCCATCGCGCGCGCCCTCATGACCACCCCCAAGCTCGTCCTCCTCGACGAGCCCTCGCTGGGGCTGTCGCCCAAGTTCGTGGGGCTCATCTTTGACAAGCTCCTGGAGATGAAGGGCTCGGGCTACACCCTCATGGTGGTGGAGCAGAACGCCGCGCGTGCCCTGGCCGTGGCTGACCGGGGATACGTGCTCGAGCTGGGGCGGAACCGGTTCGAGGGGACCGGGCCGTCGCTGCTGGCTGACCCCGAGGTAAAGCGACTTTACCTCGGGGGGTGA
- a CDS encoding branched-chain amino acid ABC transporter permease: protein MSLVITPAMLGQVIVSGLLAGSLYAMVALGLGLIFGVMRVLNVAHGPLLMLGAYVTFWLFSTVGLNPYLSLLVSMPLLYLLGVLLQRFLVYRVVDAPELSSLLVTFGVSIAIVNLAQLAFTSDLRAVEYLTGAFVLGPIAFSKSRVIACAIAVAITAAAFLFLQKTRLGKAIRAVSQSREVAQVCGINVGRVHAIAFGLASALAAAGGSLVAVMVAIQPEMGQVYTFKSFLVIVLGGAGNYPGALLGGLLLGLIEQLSSLFLTTQVNEAVAYVLLVVVLLVRPTGLLGGRAS from the coding sequence ATGAGCCTCGTCATCACGCCCGCCATGCTGGGCCAGGTGATCGTCTCCGGCCTCCTGGCGGGGTCCCTCTACGCCATGGTGGCTCTCGGGCTCGGGCTCATCTTCGGCGTCATGCGCGTGCTCAACGTCGCCCACGGCCCCCTCCTCATGCTCGGGGCCTACGTGACCTTCTGGCTCTTCAGCACGGTGGGGCTCAACCCCTATCTGTCGCTGCTCGTCTCCATGCCGCTCCTCTACCTTCTCGGGGTGCTCCTCCAGCGCTTCCTCGTGTACCGCGTGGTGGACGCCCCCGAGCTGTCCTCGCTGCTCGTGACCTTCGGGGTGTCCATCGCGATCGTGAACCTGGCGCAGCTCGCCTTCACCTCCGACCTCCGGGCCGTGGAGTACCTGACGGGCGCCTTCGTGCTCGGCCCCATCGCCTTCTCCAAGTCGCGCGTCATCGCCTGCGCCATCGCGGTGGCGATCACCGCCGCAGCCTTCCTGTTCCTGCAGAAGACGCGGCTCGGCAAGGCGATCCGCGCCGTCTCCCAGAGCCGGGAGGTGGCCCAGGTCTGCGGCATCAACGTCGGGCGCGTCCACGCCATCGCCTTCGGCCTGGCCTCGGCCCTGGCCGCGGCGGGCGGCTCGCTCGTGGCAGTGATGGTGGCGATCCAGCCGGAGATGGGACAGGTCTACACCTTCAAGTCCTTCCTCGTGATCGTGCTGGGTGGGGCCGGGAACTACCCGGGCGCCCTCCTGGGCGGGCTCCTGCTGGGGCTGATCGAGCAGCTCTCCTCCCTGTTCCTCACGACCCAGGTCAACGAGGCGGTGGCCTACGTGCTGCTCGTCGTCGTGCTCCTCGTGCGCCCCACGGGGCTCCTCGGGGGGCGGGCGTCGTGA
- a CDS encoding CoA ester lyase, with product MRRSVHFVPGGNEKMMQKALTLPADGLILDLEDSVPPERKTATRPIVRGWLESLDFGGRERWVRMNPVFSEYAEGDLEETIVGRPHGYMMPKPRTAADVRQVAAILDRLEERHGIPFGSTRLLLIATETPEGLLNIKETAAASPRVCAISWGIEDLSAAMGLPRTRDAEGRFLDIPRHARVMCAVAASAAGVEAIDTVYTDIHDLEGLRRECEEAVWMGFSGKISIHPGQLAVINEVFTPSREEAEEAVALIAAFEAEARRGAGAFAWKGQMMDMPHLTRARKIAERARRAGVL from the coding sequence ATGCGTCGCTCGGTCCACTTCGTTCCCGGCGGCAACGAGAAGATGATGCAGAAGGCCCTCACGCTGCCGGCCGACGGGCTCATCCTCGATCTGGAGGACTCCGTGCCCCCTGAGCGGAAGACCGCCACGCGCCCCATCGTGCGGGGCTGGCTCGAGAGCCTCGACTTCGGCGGCCGCGAGCGCTGGGTCCGGATGAACCCGGTCTTCTCCGAGTACGCGGAGGGAGACCTCGAGGAGACCATCGTCGGGCGGCCCCACGGCTACATGATGCCGAAGCCTCGCACCGCCGCCGATGTCCGCCAGGTCGCGGCGATCCTCGACCGCCTCGAGGAGCGTCACGGGATCCCGTTCGGGTCCACCCGGCTCCTCCTCATCGCCACGGAGACGCCCGAGGGGCTGCTGAACATCAAGGAGACCGCCGCCGCCAGCCCACGCGTCTGCGCCATCTCCTGGGGCATCGAGGACCTGTCGGCCGCCATGGGGCTGCCCCGCACCCGGGACGCCGAGGGCCGGTTCCTGGACATCCCGCGGCATGCCCGTGTCATGTGCGCCGTGGCCGCCTCGGCGGCAGGGGTGGAGGCCATCGACACGGTGTACACCGACATCCACGACCTCGAGGGGTTGCGCCGCGAGTGCGAGGAGGCGGTGTGGATGGGCTTCTCCGGGAAGATCTCCATCCATCCCGGGCAGCTGGCGGTGATCAACGAGGTCTTCACGCCCTCCCGGGAGGAGGCCGAGGAGGCGGTGGCCCTCATCGCGGCCTTCGAGGCCGAGGCCCGCCGGGGCGCGGGGGCCTTCGCCTGGAAGGGGCAGATGATGGACATGCCCCATCTCACCCGGGCCCGGAAGATCGCCGAGCGCGCCCGCCGCGCCGGTGTCCTGTGA
- a CDS encoding c-type cytochrome, with translation MSRIAVMRLAGPLIATVVLAAALAAGVLAWSPASSARVATDVKVQRGQQVFATYCANCHGQSGKGDGLSGQSLPIKPQDLTQGAVLNPLPDHFLFSLITRGGQAVGLSPLMPPFKPQLSDTQVNDVIAYVRTLAQPAFDPRGVLPIPVKREGPVQPIFFSHAIHAGSYRIDCQYCHAEARRSSPAGLPSVERCMGCHRVIAAQGNPEVQKLLDYWERKEPIPWVRVFRVPEYVKFTHKNHVQAGLPCQTCHGIVEAMEQVAAGPTGQGFVNDIMNLAGMTPVPNRLTMGWCVECHRAANAKALASLAWIGSPTPTLTRAEPKAPLECVNCHH, from the coding sequence ATGAGTAGAATCGCCGTCATGCGTCTGGCCGGCCCCCTCATCGCCACCGTGGTCCTGGCCGCCGCCCTGGCCGCTGGCGTGCTCGCCTGGTCCCCCGCCTCCTCGGCGCGGGTGGCCACCGACGTCAAGGTGCAGCGCGGCCAGCAGGTGTTCGCCACGTACTGCGCCAACTGCCACGGTCAGAGCGGGAAGGGCGACGGCCTCTCCGGCCAGAGCCTGCCGATCAAGCCGCAGGACCTGACCCAGGGGGCTGTGCTCAACCCGCTGCCCGATCACTTCCTCTTCTCCCTCATCACCCGGGGCGGCCAGGCCGTCGGGCTCTCGCCCCTCATGCCCCCGTTCAAGCCCCAGCTCTCTGATACCCAGGTCAACGACGTGATCGCCTACGTGCGGACGCTGGCCCAGCCCGCCTTCGACCCCAGGGGGGTGCTGCCGATCCCCGTGAAGCGGGAGGGGCCGGTGCAGCCCATCTTCTTCAGCCACGCGATCCACGCGGGCTCGTACAGGATCGACTGCCAGTACTGCCATGCGGAAGCCCGGAGAAGCAGCCCGGCGGGGTTGCCGTCCGTGGAGCGCTGCATGGGCTGCCACAGGGTCATCGCCGCGCAGGGGAACCCGGAGGTCCAGAAGCTCCTTGACTACTGGGAGCGGAAGGAGCCGATCCCGTGGGTCCGGGTCTTCCGGGTGCCCGAGTACGTGAAGTTCACCCACAAGAACCACGTGCAGGCCGGGCTCCCCTGCCAGACATGCCACGGGATCGTCGAGGCCATGGAGCAGGTTGCCGCCGGCCCGACGGGCCAGGGGTTCGTCAACGACATCATGAACCTCGCCGGCATGACCCCCGTGCCGAACCGGCTCACCATGGGCTGGTGCGTGGAATGCCACCGCGCGGCGAACGCGAAGGCCCTGGCCAGCCTGGCGTGGATCGGCTCGCCGACGCCCACCCTCACCCGCGCCGAGCCCAAGGCTCCGCTCGAGTGCGTGAACTGTCATCATTGA
- a CDS encoding class I SAM-dependent methyltransferase: MRSEPVLSVIRAYDDWIVRGYCWGRFWILRQRFLDEIGQYLPERGRVLDVGCGFGLFSLYYASIRPDLRIAGLDRNARRIAMARAAARRLGLANVRYEVGDATEFRGGEIFDAAYMLDIVHHVPEEAVRPLLEQLAKALPPGGRLLIKDVDRRPAYKRWFTHALDRVMDPRSPVRYWAAEELQDLLEHLGFRVHRHLMVDILPYPHVLYICERLP; encoded by the coding sequence ATGCGAAGCGAGCCGGTTCTTAGCGTCATCCGGGCCTACGACGACTGGATCGTCCGCGGCTACTGCTGGGGGCGCTTCTGGATCCTGCGCCAGCGCTTCCTCGACGAGATCGGGCAGTACCTGCCCGAGCGGGGCCGCGTGCTGGACGTGGGGTGTGGCTTCGGCCTCTTCTCGCTCTACTACGCCTCGATCCGACCGGACCTGCGCATCGCGGGGCTCGACCGCAACGCGCGGCGGATCGCCATGGCCCGCGCGGCGGCCCGGCGCCTGGGCCTCGCCAACGTGCGCTACGAGGTCGGAGACGCCACCGAGTTCCGGGGCGGGGAGATCTTCGACGCGGCCTACATGCTGGACATCGTGCACCATGTCCCGGAAGAGGCCGTGCGCCCGCTCCTCGAGCAGCTGGCGAAGGCGCTGCCGCCCGGCGGGCGGCTCCTGATCAAGGACGTGGACCGCCGACCCGCTTACAAGCGCTGGTTCACCCACGCGCTGGATCGGGTCATGGACCCGAGGAGCCCGGTGCGCTACTGGGCGGCCGAGGAGCTCCAGGATCTGCTCGAGCACCTGGGCTTCCGCGTTCACCGGCACCTGATGGTGGACATCCTGCCCTACCCGCACGTGCTCTACATCTGCGAGCGGCTGCCGTGA
- a CDS encoding glycosyltransferase family 39 protein encodes MAASGLSVAYLGWRSLGWPLIHDAPLFHYIGWLLTQGAVPYRDIFDVNMPGVYLLHWALVATVGMSDVVWRLFDLAWLAGTCAVVVGYAAPVAGRPAAAAGALLFALHHLAGGAWRAGQRDFLLCLLLLSGAWGVARAWEGRGALQPLWWSGLALGAGMMIKPLAGLFWLGCALAGALGARRAGRSPLAGAGAVLASGLVVPAALLGWLGWRGGLGPFLSVLTGYVLPLYSQVGRVSVWQAMSWYRYGWAVLGLLAALGAVGLAARLRPGFEIRSTLAAMGVLYGVAHLAVQGKGWEYHQYPLVFFLCVLAAMALAPEALAAWRWPLALPALGRAAALGLLAALVVVLDAKGLDAMDARWIGEKERRVSAVVRDLGPILRDPRGGASAGRAVTVQVMDLTEGGVHALLRLGVRQPTRFIYDFHFSHDVTDPRILALRAEFVTGLETAPPAAIVVFPYAWITTGYERLAALPEIRALLERAYTLAVEGDGYRIYAKRAGS; translated from the coding sequence TTGGCCGCTAGCGGGCTGAGCGTGGCCTACCTGGGCTGGCGGTCGCTGGGCTGGCCGCTGATCCACGATGCCCCGCTGTTCCACTACATCGGCTGGCTCCTGACCCAGGGGGCGGTGCCGTACCGCGACATCTTCGATGTGAACATGCCCGGCGTCTATCTCCTGCACTGGGCGCTCGTCGCCACGGTGGGGATGAGCGACGTGGTGTGGCGGCTCTTCGACCTGGCCTGGCTCGCCGGCACCTGCGCGGTGGTGGTCGGCTACGCCGCCCCGGTGGCGGGCCGGCCGGCGGCCGCGGCGGGCGCTCTCCTCTTCGCCCTCCACCACCTGGCGGGCGGGGCCTGGCGGGCGGGGCAGCGGGACTTCCTGCTCTGCCTCTTGCTGCTGTCGGGGGCCTGGGGCGTGGCCCGGGCCTGGGAGGGCCGTGGCGCGCTCCAGCCGCTCTGGTGGAGCGGGCTGGCCCTCGGCGCGGGCATGATGATCAAGCCTCTCGCGGGGCTCTTCTGGCTCGGCTGCGCGCTGGCCGGGGCGCTGGGAGCGCGCCGGGCCGGGCGGTCGCCCCTGGCGGGCGCGGGCGCCGTCCTCGCCTCGGGTCTCGTCGTGCCGGCGGCCCTGCTGGGATGGCTCGGCTGGCGCGGCGGCCTCGGGCCTTTCCTCTCGGTCCTCACCGGCTATGTCCTGCCGCTCTACAGTCAGGTGGGCCGGGTCTCGGTCTGGCAGGCTATGTCCTGGTACCGGTACGGCTGGGCCGTCCTGGGGCTCCTCGCGGCGCTGGGCGCCGTGGGGCTCGCCGCCCGGCTCCGGCCCGGCTTCGAGATCAGGAGCACCCTGGCGGCGATGGGAGTGCTCTACGGCGTCGCCCACCTGGCCGTCCAGGGGAAGGGGTGGGAGTACCATCAGTACCCGCTCGTGTTCTTTCTCTGCGTCCTCGCGGCGATGGCGCTGGCGCCCGAGGCCCTCGCGGCGTGGCGCTGGCCCCTGGCCTTGCCCGCGCTCGGCCGGGCCGCCGCTCTCGGGCTCCTCGCCGCCCTCGTGGTGGTGCTGGACGCCAAGGGGCTCGACGCCATGGACGCGCGGTGGATCGGCGAGAAGGAGCGGCGAGTGTCGGCCGTGGTGCGCGACCTCGGGCCGATCCTGCGTGATCCGCGCGGCGGCGCCTCGGCGGGGCGCGCCGTCACCGTCCAGGTGATGGATCTGACCGAGGGCGGTGTTCATGCCCTCCTGCGGCTCGGGGTGCGTCAGCCGACCCGCTTCATCTACGACTTCCACTTCTCCCACGACGTGACCGACCCGCGCATCCTGGCGCTGCGCGCGGAGTTCGTCACCGGGCTCGAGACGGCCCCGCCGGCCGCCATCGTCGTCTTCCCGTATGCCTGGATCACGACGGGCTACGAGCGCCTGGCGGCGCTGCCCGAGATCCGCGCACTCCTGGAGCGCGCCTACACGCTGGCGGTCGAGGGGGACGGCTACCGGATCTATGCGAAGCGAGCCGGTTCTTAG
- a CDS encoding branched-chain amino acid ABC transporter permease: MRRAGLTGLAAALLLGLLLYPLEGSGYGVRLMLQLFMWIALAQSWNLISGLTGYVSFGHVAFYGTGAYATGIVITKLHWPWLAAALMGGLVAAVLALVIGWPCLRLKGPYFAIAMLGLNEVLRVAASYFEGLTGGGLGLSLPTLHASVPIYYAMGLTAAGVTLLAYVILTSRFGLRLMTIREDEVAAEAMGIDTFRYKLYAFLLSAVGPGVVGGLSARDQGYIEPISVFPLLMTITMIVMALFGGKGTIWGPVLGAVLLFAFQEVVWARFIYLHQLLFGAIIVAVVLVMPRGILGVLQQKYNLPRTI, encoded by the coding sequence GTGAGGCGTGCGGGCCTCACCGGGCTCGCCGCGGCGTTGCTCCTCGGGCTCCTGCTCTACCCGCTCGAGGGGAGCGGCTACGGCGTCCGCCTCATGCTCCAGCTCTTCATGTGGATCGCCCTGGCGCAGTCCTGGAACCTCATCTCGGGGCTCACCGGCTACGTCTCCTTCGGGCATGTGGCCTTCTACGGCACGGGAGCCTACGCCACGGGCATCGTCATCACGAAGCTCCACTGGCCGTGGCTCGCGGCCGCGCTCATGGGCGGGCTCGTGGCCGCCGTGCTGGCGCTGGTGATCGGCTGGCCGTGCCTCCGGCTCAAGGGCCCGTACTTCGCCATCGCCATGCTCGGCCTCAACGAGGTCCTGCGCGTGGCCGCCTCGTACTTCGAGGGGCTCACGGGCGGGGGGCTCGGGCTCTCACTGCCGACGCTGCACGCCAGCGTGCCGATCTACTACGCCATGGGGCTCACCGCCGCGGGGGTGACGCTGCTGGCCTACGTGATCCTCACCTCGCGCTTCGGCCTGCGCCTCATGACGATCCGCGAGGACGAGGTGGCGGCCGAGGCCATGGGGATCGACACCTTCCGCTACAAGCTCTACGCCTTCCTGCTCTCGGCGGTGGGGCCGGGCGTCGTCGGCGGGCTGTCGGCCCGGGACCAGGGCTACATCGAGCCCATCAGCGTCTTCCCCCTCCTCATGACCATCACCATGATCGTGATGGCGCTCTTCGGGGGCAAGGGGACGATCTGGGGGCCGGTGCTCGGCGCCGTCCTGCTCTTCGCCTTCCAGGAGGTGGTCTGGGCGCGCTTCATCTACCTCCACCAGCTCCTCTTCGGCGCCATCATCGTCGCCGTCGTGCTCGTGATGCCGCGCGGGATCCTGGGCGTGTTGCAGCAGAAGTACAACCTGCCTCGCACGATCTAG
- a CDS encoding ABC transporter ATP-binding protein gives MPPILEIKNVTKRFGGVTAVNRVSLSLDAGRIYGLIGPNGSGKTTLFNCITGVEPRDSGEIRFKGRRIDGLKPHQVFHHGLGRTFQVIRVFPELTALENLMVVTTGDYRRARRRAEELLRLVKIEALAGEYAGNLSYGQQKLVEFVRVLMTDPELILLDEPAAGVNRTLLNELLDAVRALRDRGKTIFLVEHDMKVVMGLCETVFVLDHGEKLAEGPPGVIQSDERVIEAYFGR, from the coding sequence ATGCCGCCCATCCTCGAGATCAAGAACGTCACCAAGCGCTTCGGCGGCGTGACCGCCGTGAACCGCGTCTCGCTCTCCCTCGACGCGGGCAGGATCTACGGGCTCATCGGCCCCAACGGCTCCGGCAAGACGACGCTGTTCAACTGCATCACCGGCGTCGAGCCGCGGGACAGCGGGGAGATCCGGTTCAAGGGGAGGCGGATCGACGGCCTCAAACCCCACCAGGTCTTCCACCACGGTCTCGGCCGCACCTTCCAGGTGATCCGGGTCTTCCCCGAGCTGACCGCGCTCGAGAACCTCATGGTGGTCACCACCGGGGACTACCGGCGGGCGCGTCGGCGCGCGGAGGAGCTCTTGCGGCTGGTGAAGATCGAGGCCCTCGCCGGCGAGTACGCGGGCAACCTCTCCTACGGCCAGCAGAAGCTCGTGGAGTTCGTCCGCGTGCTCATGACGGACCCGGAGCTGATCCTGCTGGACGAGCCCGCGGCGGGGGTCAACCGCACCCTGCTCAACGAGCTGCTGGACGCCGTCCGGGCGCTCCGGGACCGCGGGAAGACCATCTTCCTGGTCGAGCACGACATGAAGGTCGTCATGGGACTGTGCGAGACGGTGTTCGTCCTCGATCACGGCGAGAAGCTGGCCGAGGGCCCCCCGGGCGTGATCCAGTCCGACGAGCGGGTGATTGAAGCCTATTTTGGCCGCTAG
- a CDS encoding DinB family protein: MNDEERRILDYLQAQGAKQAPATVVDRVRAAMEELRAAAAAVPAARFAERPAPDEWSANEVMAHVLSAGAYFGGAIVRVLDGAPAGPGLREALPAEVPRHTAGEWWSLLQQEREALFQRVRSADPGAHLDRKIEHPFFGPLDWRETFLFMRLHDLDHAAQLRTIAAAVA; encoded by the coding sequence ATGAACGACGAGGAGCGACGGATCCTGGACTACCTGCAGGCGCAGGGAGCGAAACAGGCGCCTGCGACGGTGGTGGACCGGGTGCGCGCTGCCATGGAGGAGCTCCGCGCCGCCGCGGCGGCGGTGCCGGCGGCGCGCTTCGCCGAGCGGCCCGCCCCCGACGAGTGGAGCGCCAACGAGGTGATGGCCCACGTGCTGTCGGCCGGCGCCTACTTCGGCGGCGCCATCGTGCGTGTGCTGGATGGGGCGCCCGCGGGGCCTGGCCTCAGGGAGGCGCTCCCGGCTGAGGTCCCGCGGCACACCGCAGGGGAATGGTGGAGCCTCCTCCAGCAGGAGAGGGAGGCGCTGTTCCAGCGGGTGCGCTCGGCCGATCCGGGAGCGCACCTCGACAGGAAGATCGAGCACCCGTTCTTCGGCCCCCTCGACTGGCGCGAGACCTTCCTCTTCATGCGGCTGCACGACCTCGACCACGCCGCCCAGCTCAGGACGATCGCCGCGGCGGTCGCATAG
- a CDS encoding MmgE/PrpD family protein, with the protein MRATTAIAEFLVKSRWEECPEPAVEAARRAILDCLGVMLAGSADPAARIVQSVAQAEGGAPLATVVGTGQRTGAVWAALCNGTAAHALDFDDTNFALLGHPSAPVLAAALAAGELALADGRAVLHAFLLGFEVETTLAEVVNPQHYEHGWHATCTLGTLGAAAAASRLLGLDAAQARMALATAASQSSGLKENFGTMTKPFHVGHAARSGVLAALLAREGWTASEQALEGPQGWVSVLGAGAPRLEALATLGAPWKILTTGIAVKPYPSCAGTHSIIDGVLDLKRTHGLRPDQVAEITVGVNAMVPRVLIHHDPHTGLEAKFSAEFAAAAALCEERVGIGTFQDDKARSGAIRALMARVRVEVDPEIPSDLERHMWSRVTIRLTDGRTLRVGPRQVPGHPGNPLTREALRDKFTECAGLVLPEDRVAAVREMVEGLDGCPDLRSLTAILSSA; encoded by the coding sequence ATGCGCGCCACCACCGCGATCGCCGAGTTCCTCGTCAAGAGCCGCTGGGAAGAGTGCCCCGAGCCTGCGGTGGAGGCTGCGCGGCGGGCCATCCTCGACTGCCTGGGCGTCATGCTGGCGGGCTCCGCCGACCCTGCCGCGCGCATCGTGCAATCGGTGGCCCAGGCCGAGGGCGGCGCCCCGCTGGCCACCGTGGTCGGGACGGGGCAGCGCACCGGCGCCGTCTGGGCCGCGCTCTGCAACGGCACGGCGGCGCATGCGCTCGACTTCGACGACACCAACTTCGCCCTGCTGGGCCATCCCTCGGCGCCCGTTCTCGCCGCGGCGCTGGCGGCGGGGGAGCTGGCGCTGGCCGATGGCCGGGCGGTGCTCCACGCCTTCTTGCTGGGCTTCGAGGTGGAGACGACGTTGGCCGAGGTGGTGAACCCCCAGCACTACGAGCACGGCTGGCACGCCACCTGTACCCTCGGCACCCTCGGCGCCGCGGCGGCCGCCAGCCGCCTCCTGGGGCTCGACGCCGCGCAGGCGCGCATGGCACTGGCCACTGCCGCCAGCCAGTCCTCGGGCCTCAAGGAGAACTTCGGCACCATGACCAAGCCCTTCCACGTCGGGCACGCGGCCCGGAGCGGCGTGCTCGCGGCGCTCCTGGCGCGGGAGGGGTGGACAGCCTCCGAGCAGGCGCTCGAAGGTCCGCAGGGCTGGGTGAGCGTGCTGGGCGCCGGCGCCCCCCGGCTCGAGGCGCTCGCCACGCTGGGCGCGCCATGGAAGATCCTCACGACGGGCATTGCGGTGAAGCCCTACCCCTCCTGCGCCGGCACCCACTCCATCATCGACGGCGTCCTCGACCTCAAGCGCACCCACGGCTTGCGTCCAGACCAGGTGGCGGAGATCACGGTGGGGGTCAACGCGATGGTGCCGAGGGTCCTCATCCACCACGACCCGCACACGGGGCTCGAGGCGAAGTTCTCGGCCGAGTTCGCCGCCGCCGCCGCCCTCTGCGAGGAACGGGTGGGGATTGGCACCTTCCAGGACGACAAGGCCCGGAGCGGCGCCATCCGGGCGCTCATGGCGCGGGTTCGGGTCGAGGTAGATCCCGAGATTCCCAGCGACCTGGAGCGCCACATGTGGTCGAGGGTGACGATCCGGCTCACCGATGGCCGCACGCTCCGGGTGGGGCCGCGCCAGGTACCGGGGCATCCCGGCAACCCGCTCACGCGGGAGGCGCTCCGCGACAAGTTCACCGAATGCGCGGGGCTGGTGCTCCCGGAGGATCGCGTGGCCGCGGTCCGGGAGATGGTGGAGGGGCTCGACGGCTGCCCCGACCTGCGGAGCCTCACCGCGATCCTGTCGTCCGCCTGA
- a CDS encoding amino acid ABC transporter substrate-binding protein, translating into MAITSWKLPAALAVAAVLCGALPAQAQAPIRVGASLSLTGTYGKIGSYQKEGYELCAEDLNKKGGLLGRKIEFVVYDDQSTPATGVRLYEKLITEDKVDAVMGPYSSPITEAVANVTEKYKKVMVSPLAATTSIFKKGRKYIFMVISPAEVYLEGLVDMAAKRGLKTLAIVNEDTLFTKSAAIGTAELAKKLGMRVVLQEAYPKGHTDFAALLTKIKAVNPDVIAAATYFDDAVAITRQMKELNVNPKMFGVTVGGDLPEFYDLLKQNAEYVYGATQWEGALPYPGQREFLEGYKRKFNREPVYHSASGYAGCLIYAEGVKRAGTLEADKVREQLLKLETKTAFGDFKVDPDGFQIAHKMVILQWQDGKKVTVWPDEVARGKARFPTPPWNQR; encoded by the coding sequence ATGGCGATCACGTCCTGGAAACTCCCGGCCGCCCTCGCCGTCGCGGCGGTCCTGTGCGGCGCCCTTCCGGCCCAGGCCCAGGCGCCCATCAGGGTCGGCGCGTCCCTGTCGCTGACGGGGACCTACGGCAAGATCGGCAGCTACCAGAAGGAAGGGTACGAGCTCTGCGCCGAGGACCTCAACAAGAAGGGCGGGCTCCTGGGGCGGAAGATCGAGTTCGTGGTCTACGACGACCAGTCCACGCCGGCGACCGGGGTGCGCCTCTACGAGAAGCTCATCACCGAGGACAAGGTGGATGCGGTGATGGGGCCCTACTCCTCGCCCATCACGGAGGCCGTGGCCAACGTCACGGAGAAGTACAAGAAGGTCATGGTCTCGCCGCTGGCCGCCACCACCTCCATCTTCAAGAAGGGACGGAAGTACATCTTCATGGTGATCTCCCCCGCCGAGGTGTACCTGGAGGGGCTCGTGGACATGGCGGCCAAGCGCGGACTCAAGACCCTGGCCATCGTCAACGAGGACACCCTCTTCACGAAGTCCGCGGCCATCGGGACGGCCGAGCTGGCCAAGAAGCTGGGCATGCGGGTGGTGCTCCAGGAGGCCTACCCGAAGGGGCATACCGACTTCGCGGCGCTCCTCACCAAGATCAAGGCGGTGAACCCAGATGTGATCGCGGCCGCCACCTACTTCGACGACGCAGTCGCCATCACCCGGCAGATGAAGGAGCTGAACGTCAACCCGAAGATGTTCGGCGTCACCGTCGGTGGGGATCTGCCCGAGTTCTACGACCTGCTCAAGCAGAACGCCGAGTACGTCTACGGCGCCACCCAGTGGGAGGGGGCCCTGCCGTACCCGGGCCAGCGGGAGTTCCTGGAGGGGTACAAGCGCAAGTTCAACCGGGAGCCGGTGTACCACTCGGCGTCGGGCTACGCGGGCTGCCTGATCTATGCCGAGGGGGTGAAGCGGGCGGGGACGCTGGAGGCCGACAAGGTGCGGGAGCAACTGCTCAAGCTGGAGACGAAGACGGCCTTCGGCGACTTCAAGGTGGATCCGGACGGCTTCCAGATCGCCCACAAGATGGTCATCCTCCAGTGGCAGGACGGCAAGAAGGTCACCGTCTGGCCCGACGAGGTGGCCAGGGGCAAGGCGCGATTCCCCACCCCGCCGTGGAACCAGCGGTAG